From Clavelina lepadiformis chromosome 9, kaClaLepa1.1, whole genome shotgun sequence, the proteins below share one genomic window:
- the LOC143471080 gene encoding endoplasmic reticulum aminopeptidase 1-like isoform X3, which produces MSWHRIPDHENSEEDETIMMTSVGEDDTTAHLLREDASVVHRRGMRSRPSLSTLSKRAKEERKYKYSLVSVLVIGICLIMMVNIGLGYRKCESTNEEMYHPPEIHKLKQCIDSATGLPFPWQNYRLPTNLLPEDYHIFLHPNLTLQKYTAQVAINFSADKTTDYVILHSRGHTFKRVQLGFQNSKEKHLVKQTLHCSNNEMVAFKFGQVLNQGQNYQIVLDFYGNLTFSLGGFYLSKYKRNNGKEVVIGTTQFESLDARAAFPCFDEPAFKANFSLSMVREPSFKTLFNMPIESTNDYEGGLKIDNFGSTVKMSTYLVAFIVSDFQNVSNVTAGGVEVSIYSSPDKISETEFALKMACDVLDAYENLFNIPFPLPKMDLVAVPDFAAGAMENWGLVTYRETALLYNPATSSIKDQEWVATVIAHELSHQWFGNLVTMEWWNDLWLNEGFASYMEYYGVDMIHPKWKFFADFSATTVTAAMTQDSSQFTHALSFPVTDSRKVDEMFDSISYNKGASIIMMLKDFIGDEFFDGVRDYLMKHAYGNAENQDLVAAVAARDTDNNGDIQVIKAMINAWTTLAGVPIVKVTLKDNKVSVEQSRFMYPDGSQNLPETGLWHIPLTYVTNISPQKATRKLLTQKSSSFDVPKVEWIKFNHNRVGYYRVAYDKGMWNMLINQLSQDHEVFSASDRVSLISDAFVAARVGNLNYQDAFRFASYLQSEKDYAPLILATTHLGYIDEMLKVGLKEEQRRMYEKYVTYIFTPLYYELAWKNKTSLSRMQLKLQSTIVSLMCSYKYEPCLTTAYAKFRNWKENNVLIEAEYMTTVFQSAIHHNLVEDWDFMWNAFVNTTDALLSNKLLSSIGMTTNLQKIIFLQEEMLKGENIRSQSASSLIVSLTSNMVGGSLTWRFVKQHWDEIVKLHPVASFAMRSIVLHCLTTILDEGEIVGAEAFFKSKGIDDMQYVKRTLEKVRINIQWFKQHASVIGKWLKQNENSWHSDRP; this is translated from the exons ATGTCTTGGCATCGTATTCCTGATCATGAGAACTCTGAAGAAGATGAAACGATAATGATGACATCAGTGGGAGAAGATGATACTACAGCTCATCTATTACGTGAAGATGCATCAGTTGTACACAGGAG aGGCATGAGGTCGAGACCTTCTCTGTCAACATTGTCCAAACGTGCCAAAGAAGAAAGAAAGTACAAATATTCCCTTGTGTCTGTTCTAGTTATTGGTATCTGTCTGATTATGATGGTCAACATTGGACTTGGTTATAGGAAATGTGAATCCACAAATG AGGAAATGTATCATCCGCCAGAAATACACAAACTAAAGCAATGCATTGATTCAGCCACTGGCTTGCCCTTTCCATGGCAAAATTACAg GTTACCGACTAACTTGTTGCCAGAAGACTatcacatttttttacatCCGAATTTGACGCTGCAAAAGTACACTGCCCAAGTTGCAATCAACTTTTCTGCAGACAAGACTACAGACTATGTTATCTTACACAGTCGTGGTCATACATTCAAAAGAGTACAATTGGGTTTTCAAAATTCCAAGGAAAAACATCtagtaaaacaaacacttcACTGTAGCAACAATGAAATGGTTGCTTTTAAGTTTGGTCAGGTTCTAAATCAGGGACAAAACTACCAGATTGTGCTTGATTTTTATGgtaatttaactttttctttggGTGGATTTTATTTGAGTAAATACAAACGAAATAATGGCAAAGAAGTGGTAATAGGAACCACACAATTTGAAAGTCTTGATGCCAGGGCTGCATTTCCTTGCTTTGACGAACCTGCTTTTAAG GCAAATTTTTCACTGAGCATGGTACGTGAGCCATCCTTCAAAACTCTTTTCAACATGCCAATTGAATCAACAAATGATTATGAAGGTGGACTGAAAATTGACAACTTTGGTTCTACTGTAAAAATGAGTACCTATCTGGTTGCATTCATTGTGTCAGATTTTCAAAATGTATCCAATGTAACCGCAGGGGGAGTAGAG GTGTCAATATATTCCTCACCCGACAAAATCAGTGAAACAGAATTTGCCTTAAAAATGGCATGTGATGTGCTTGATGCTTATGAAAATCTATTTAATATTCCTTTCCCACTGCCAAAAATGGACCTTGTTGCTGTACCTGATTTTGCTGCTG GTGCAATGGAAAATTGGGGTCTCGTGACGTATCGTGAAACTGCTCTGCTTTATAACCCCGCTACTTCGTCGATTAAAGACCAGGAATGGGTTGCCACTGTCATAGCACATGAGCTTTCACATCAGTGGTTTGGTAACCTTGTGACTATGGAATGGTGGAATGACTTGTGGCTTAATGAAG GTTTTGCCAGCTATATGGAATATTACGGCGTGGATATGATCCACCcaaaatggaaattttttgctgatttttcTGCTACTACCGTTACGGCCGCAATGACACAGGATTCTTCACAATTCACTCATGCTTTGTCATTTCCGGTCACTGATTCTCGTAAGgttgatgaaatgtttgatTCTATCAGTTACAACAAAG GTGCCAGTATCATCATGATGCTTAAGGACTTTATTGGTGATGAGTTTTTCGATGGTGTCCGGGATTATCTCATGAAACATGCATATGGTAATGCCGAAAATCAGGATTTGGTTGCTGCTGTGGCTGCTAGAGATACAGACAACAATGGTGACATACAAGTAATAAAG GCCATGATCAACGCTTGGACAACTTTAGCAGGAGTGCCAATTGTGAAAGTTACTTTGAAAGACAACAAA GTGAGTGTAGAACAATCTCGTTTCATGTATCCTGATGGGAGCCAAAATCTACCGGAGACCGGACTATGGCATATTCCTTTGACATATGTGACCAATATCAGTCCACAAAAAGCCACTAGAAAATTGCTTACACAGAAATCATCCTCTTTTGACGTTCCGAAAGTTGAATGGATTAAGTTTAACCACAATCGGGTTGGATACTATCGG GTTGCATATGATAAAGGCATGTGGAACATGCTTATAAACCAGTTGTCTCAAGACCATGAAGTTTTTTCAGCAAGCGATCGAGTCAGTTTGATATCTGATGCATTTGTTGCCGCGCGggttgggaatttgaattatcAAGATGCCTTCCGCTTTGCTAGTTACTTGCAATCTGAAAAGGACTATGCACCACTCATCTTGGCAACTACTCACCTGGGTTATATTGATGAAATGTTGAA AGTTGGATTAAAGGAGGAACAGCGACGGATGTATGAAAAATATGTCACCTACATTTTCACTCCCTTATACTATGAGCTAGCttggaaaaataaaaccagTCTTTCACGAATGCAATTAAAACTGCAGTCTACTATTGTGTCGTTGATGTGCAG cTATAAATATGAACCTTGCTTAACGACGGCTTACGCCAAGTTCCGAAACTGGAAAGAGAATAATGTTCTTATTGAAGCTGAATATATGACCACAGTATTTCAGTCAG CTATCCATCACAATCTTGTTGAAGATTGGGATTTCATGTGGAATGCGTTTGTAAACACAACTGATGCATTGCTAAGCAACAAGCTCCTGTCGTCCATTGGCATGACAACCAACCTCCAGAAAATTATATTTCTCCAGGAGGAAATGCTAAAGGGGGAAAATATCAGATCCCAG AGCGCCTCAAGCTtgattgtttctttaacaAGTAACATGGTTGGTGGTTCATTGACTTGGAGATTTGTGAAACAACATTGGGATGAGATTGTGAAGCTTCACCCTGTTGCAAGTTTTGCTATGAGGAGCATTGTCCTTCACTGCTTGA CCACCATTCTGGATGAGGGTGAGATCGTGGGAGCAGAAGCTTTCTTCAAGAGTAAGGGAATTGACGACATGCAGTATGTCAAGAGGACTCTGGAGAAAGTCCGCATCAACATTCAATGGTTTAAACAACATGCCTCAGTTATTGGAAAATGGCTTAAACAAAATGAGAACTCGTGGCACTCAGACAGACCTTAG
- the LOC143471081 gene encoding F-box/LRR-repeat protein 4-like, giving the protein MKSTSPRYIKQYAVGIIDYSSQYGGENPRSFSYSVSNIIGEPKIFPKYGDFTQAAVMRTYGPWWNRCLTPKYKKDTRPRSSSFQSQDYIDVIFDKAVFPWSIAIYETYNPGAIVRILALCQEFPKQNTPSYENNNDGVDPDICGKAIPLPLVEKYTHWEVLWSNPNPQFQTTKEARMFAPILQEINHRSRIIRLEFCHTHLDYYTELDAVELTGTFRYTSSSPVDPPSRPMSSLSIHDSPNSSSENLAYSESKADFQNQDSEIIGINEGTIVVTKNYNDVLPNGYFQFLPPEIMSKIFSYLPFPDFCRAACVCKLFHAYSYDPSQLASVDLHSYWHIVNNNTLHSIQSRCSPSAIKGTIRSLSLKWLGGGDIVTPDQLNNFIESCDFRALTFLDLASSPSLTDALLGSLVKFTSGLSHLDIQSCDKATSEGIRILHKLTKLQSLNLYRTKVDDAGLICIIHSNPSLLNLNIGSCTHIRDYDRVLVELSEHSHNLRALDTWRAKSLTSLGLKALASQCKHLEELDFGWCGGLQSSTGCFQHLAKSCPHLRKLFLTTNRTVSDAEVNMFAQHLTKLRQFDILGTRLVTPQSVERLLNQCNDLEFLDVSFCYSFTLDIVKALRQTYPHVEIKRSFQD; this is encoded by the exons TCCGTTAGCAATATCATAGGTGAGCCAAAGATTTTCCCAAAATATGGCGACTTTACTCAAGCTGCCGTTATGAGAACATACGGGCCTTGGTGGAATCGATGTTTAACCCCAAAGTACAAGAAGGATACAAGGCCAAG ATCATCCTCATTTCAAAGTCAGGACTATATTGATGTCATATTTGACAAAGCAGTTTTTCCGTGGTCAATTGCCATTTATGAAACATACAACCCAGGAGCAATTGTAAGGATACTTGCCTTGTGCCAAGAATTTCCTAAACAGAATACACCCAG TTATGAAAATAACAATGATGGTGTCGATCCCGATATCTGTGGAAAGGCAATTCCTCTTCCTCTTGTGGAGAAGTACACCCACTGGGAAGTCCTCTGGAGCAATCcaaaccctcaatttcaaactACAAAAGAGGCAAGAATGTTTGCTCCCATATTGCAAGAAATCAATCATCGCAGCAGGATTATCAGGCTTGAGTTCTGTCACACTCATCTCGATTACTACACAGAGTTGGATGCAGTTGAACTAACAG GAACTTTTAGGTATACATCCTCATCCCCAGTGGACCCTCCATCCAGACCCATGAGCAGTTTGTCCATACATGACTCTCCTAATTCTAGTTCTGAAAACCTGGCGTACTCTGAATCAAAAGCAGATTTCCAAAATCAAGATTCTGAAATAATCGGTATCAATGAAGGAACTATTGTTGTGACAAAAAACTACAATGATGTTTTACCGAATGGCTACTTTCAATTTTTACCTCCTGAGATTATGAGCAAAATTTTCAGCTACCTTCCATTTCCAGATTTCTGCAGGGCTGCGTGtgtttgtaaattatttcacGCCTATAGTTACGATCCATCTCAGTTAGCTAGCGTTGACTTGCATTCATACTGGCACATTGTAAATAATAACACCTTGCACAGTATTCAGTCACGTTGTTCACCCAGTGCAATAAAGGGCACGATACGAAGCTTAAGCTTGAAGTGGTTAGGCGGCGGTGATATTGTAACCCCAGACCAGCTCAATAACTTTATTGAAAGCTGTGACTTTCGTGCTTTGACCTTTCTTGACCTCGCTTCATCACCAAGCCTCACTGACGCCCTTCTTGGCTCATTGGTCAAGTTCACGTCTGGTTTATCCCACCTTGACATTCAATCATGTGACAAAGCAACATCTGAAGGAATAAGAATTCTGCATAAACTGACAAAGCTCCAGAGTTTGAATTTGTACAGAACAAAG GTTGATGATGCAGGACTGATTTGCATAATCCACTCTAATCCTTCTCTGCTCAATTTAAATATTGGCAGCTGCACTCATATCCGTGATTATGACAG AGTTCTGGTTGAGTTATCTGAGCATTCCCACAACCTGCGAGCACTTGATACATGGCgggcaaaaagtttaacaagtCTGGGATTAAAAGCACTTGCGTCTCAATGCAAACACCTTGAAGAACTTGATTTTGGATG GTGTGGTGGGTTGCAGAGTAGTACTGGTTGCTTTCAACATCTTGCTAAATCTTGCCCTCATCTCCGGAAGCTTTTTCTTACAACAAATCGTACTGTCTCTGATGCGGAAGTGAACATGTTTGCCCAACATCTAACTAAATTAAG ACAATTTGATATTCTTGGCACACGTCTAGTCACACCGCAGTCAGTTGAGCGTCTTCTCAATCAATGCAATGATCTTGAATTTCTTGACGTTTCGTTTTGTTATTCCTTCACTCTTGATATTGTAAAGGCTCTAAGACAAACTTATCCACATGTGGAAATCAAAAGAAGTTTTCAAGATTAA
- the LOC143471080 gene encoding endoplasmic reticulum aminopeptidase 1-like isoform X1 → MSWHRIPDHENSEEDETIMMTSVGEDDTTAHLLREDASVVHRRELITNINNMSLRRRLREGMRSRPSLSTLSKRAKEERKYKYSLVSVLVIGICLIMMVNIGLGYRKCESTNEEMYHPPEIHKLKQCIDSATGLPFPWQNYRLPTNLLPEDYHIFLHPNLTLQKYTAQVAINFSADKTTDYVILHSRGHTFKRVQLGFQNSKEKHLVKQTLHCSNNEMVAFKFGQVLNQGQNYQIVLDFYGNLTFSLGGFYLSKYKRNNGKEVVIGTTQFESLDARAAFPCFDEPAFKANFSLSMVREPSFKTLFNMPIESTNDYEGGLKIDNFGSTVKMSTYLVAFIVSDFQNVSNVTAGGVEVSIYSSPDKISETEFALKMACDVLDAYENLFNIPFPLPKMDLVAVPDFAAGAMENWGLVTYRETALLYNPATSSIKDQEWVATVIAHELSHQWFGNLVTMEWWNDLWLNEGFASYMEYYGVDMIHPKWKFFADFSATTVTAAMTQDSSQFTHALSFPVTDSRKVDEMFDSISYNKGASIIMMLKDFIGDEFFDGVRDYLMKHAYGNAENQDLVAAVAARDTDNNGDIQVIKAMINAWTTLAGVPIVKVTLKDNKVSVEQSRFMYPDGSQNLPETGLWHIPLTYVTNISPQKATRKLLTQKSSSFDVPKVEWIKFNHNRVGYYRVAYDKGMWNMLINQLSQDHEVFSASDRVSLISDAFVAARVGNLNYQDAFRFASYLQSEKDYAPLILATTHLGYIDEMLKVGLKEEQRRMYEKYVTYIFTPLYYELAWKNKTSLSRMQLKLQSTIVSLMCSYKYEPCLTTAYAKFRNWKENNVLIEAEYMTTVFQSAIHHNLVEDWDFMWNAFVNTTDALLSNKLLSSIGMTTNLQKIIFLQEEMLKGENIRSQSASSLIVSLTSNMVGGSLTWRFVKQHWDEIVKLHPVASFAMRSIVLHCLTTILDEGEIVGAEAFFKSKGIDDMQYVKRTLEKVRINIQWFKQHASVIGKWLKQNENSWHSDRP, encoded by the exons ATGTCTTGGCATCGTATTCCTGATCATGAGAACTCTGAAGAAGATGAAACGATAATGATGACATCAGTGGGAGAAGATGATACTACAGCTCATCTATTACGTGAAGATGCATCAGTTGTACACAGGAG AGAACTTATTACCAACATCAACAATATGTCATTGCGTAGAAGACTTAGAGa aGGCATGAGGTCGAGACCTTCTCTGTCAACATTGTCCAAACGTGCCAAAGAAGAAAGAAAGTACAAATATTCCCTTGTGTCTGTTCTAGTTATTGGTATCTGTCTGATTATGATGGTCAACATTGGACTTGGTTATAGGAAATGTGAATCCACAAATG AGGAAATGTATCATCCGCCAGAAATACACAAACTAAAGCAATGCATTGATTCAGCCACTGGCTTGCCCTTTCCATGGCAAAATTACAg GTTACCGACTAACTTGTTGCCAGAAGACTatcacatttttttacatCCGAATTTGACGCTGCAAAAGTACACTGCCCAAGTTGCAATCAACTTTTCTGCAGACAAGACTACAGACTATGTTATCTTACACAGTCGTGGTCATACATTCAAAAGAGTACAATTGGGTTTTCAAAATTCCAAGGAAAAACATCtagtaaaacaaacacttcACTGTAGCAACAATGAAATGGTTGCTTTTAAGTTTGGTCAGGTTCTAAATCAGGGACAAAACTACCAGATTGTGCTTGATTTTTATGgtaatttaactttttctttggGTGGATTTTATTTGAGTAAATACAAACGAAATAATGGCAAAGAAGTGGTAATAGGAACCACACAATTTGAAAGTCTTGATGCCAGGGCTGCATTTCCTTGCTTTGACGAACCTGCTTTTAAG GCAAATTTTTCACTGAGCATGGTACGTGAGCCATCCTTCAAAACTCTTTTCAACATGCCAATTGAATCAACAAATGATTATGAAGGTGGACTGAAAATTGACAACTTTGGTTCTACTGTAAAAATGAGTACCTATCTGGTTGCATTCATTGTGTCAGATTTTCAAAATGTATCCAATGTAACCGCAGGGGGAGTAGAG GTGTCAATATATTCCTCACCCGACAAAATCAGTGAAACAGAATTTGCCTTAAAAATGGCATGTGATGTGCTTGATGCTTATGAAAATCTATTTAATATTCCTTTCCCACTGCCAAAAATGGACCTTGTTGCTGTACCTGATTTTGCTGCTG GTGCAATGGAAAATTGGGGTCTCGTGACGTATCGTGAAACTGCTCTGCTTTATAACCCCGCTACTTCGTCGATTAAAGACCAGGAATGGGTTGCCACTGTCATAGCACATGAGCTTTCACATCAGTGGTTTGGTAACCTTGTGACTATGGAATGGTGGAATGACTTGTGGCTTAATGAAG GTTTTGCCAGCTATATGGAATATTACGGCGTGGATATGATCCACCcaaaatggaaattttttgctgatttttcTGCTACTACCGTTACGGCCGCAATGACACAGGATTCTTCACAATTCACTCATGCTTTGTCATTTCCGGTCACTGATTCTCGTAAGgttgatgaaatgtttgatTCTATCAGTTACAACAAAG GTGCCAGTATCATCATGATGCTTAAGGACTTTATTGGTGATGAGTTTTTCGATGGTGTCCGGGATTATCTCATGAAACATGCATATGGTAATGCCGAAAATCAGGATTTGGTTGCTGCTGTGGCTGCTAGAGATACAGACAACAATGGTGACATACAAGTAATAAAG GCCATGATCAACGCTTGGACAACTTTAGCAGGAGTGCCAATTGTGAAAGTTACTTTGAAAGACAACAAA GTGAGTGTAGAACAATCTCGTTTCATGTATCCTGATGGGAGCCAAAATCTACCGGAGACCGGACTATGGCATATTCCTTTGACATATGTGACCAATATCAGTCCACAAAAAGCCACTAGAAAATTGCTTACACAGAAATCATCCTCTTTTGACGTTCCGAAAGTTGAATGGATTAAGTTTAACCACAATCGGGTTGGATACTATCGG GTTGCATATGATAAAGGCATGTGGAACATGCTTATAAACCAGTTGTCTCAAGACCATGAAGTTTTTTCAGCAAGCGATCGAGTCAGTTTGATATCTGATGCATTTGTTGCCGCGCGggttgggaatttgaattatcAAGATGCCTTCCGCTTTGCTAGTTACTTGCAATCTGAAAAGGACTATGCACCACTCATCTTGGCAACTACTCACCTGGGTTATATTGATGAAATGTTGAA AGTTGGATTAAAGGAGGAACAGCGACGGATGTATGAAAAATATGTCACCTACATTTTCACTCCCTTATACTATGAGCTAGCttggaaaaataaaaccagTCTTTCACGAATGCAATTAAAACTGCAGTCTACTATTGTGTCGTTGATGTGCAG cTATAAATATGAACCTTGCTTAACGACGGCTTACGCCAAGTTCCGAAACTGGAAAGAGAATAATGTTCTTATTGAAGCTGAATATATGACCACAGTATTTCAGTCAG CTATCCATCACAATCTTGTTGAAGATTGGGATTTCATGTGGAATGCGTTTGTAAACACAACTGATGCATTGCTAAGCAACAAGCTCCTGTCGTCCATTGGCATGACAACCAACCTCCAGAAAATTATATTTCTCCAGGAGGAAATGCTAAAGGGGGAAAATATCAGATCCCAG AGCGCCTCAAGCTtgattgtttctttaacaAGTAACATGGTTGGTGGTTCATTGACTTGGAGATTTGTGAAACAACATTGGGATGAGATTGTGAAGCTTCACCCTGTTGCAAGTTTTGCTATGAGGAGCATTGTCCTTCACTGCTTGA CCACCATTCTGGATGAGGGTGAGATCGTGGGAGCAGAAGCTTTCTTCAAGAGTAAGGGAATTGACGACATGCAGTATGTCAAGAGGACTCTGGAGAAAGTCCGCATCAACATTCAATGGTTTAAACAACATGCCTCAGTTATTGGAAAATGGCTTAAACAAAATGAGAACTCGTGGCACTCAGACAGACCTTAG
- the LOC143471080 gene encoding endoplasmic reticulum aminopeptidase 1-like isoform X2, whose protein sequence is MSWHRIPDHENSEEDETIMMTSVGEDDTTAHLLREDASVVHRRELITNINNMSLRRRLREGMRSRPSLSTLSKRAKEERKYKYSLVSVLVIGICLIMMVNIGLGYRKCESTNEEMYHPPEIHKLKQCIDSATGLPFPWQNYRLPTNLLPEDYHIFLHPNLTLQKYTAQVAINFSADKTTDYVILHSRGHTFKRVQLGFQNSKEKHLVKQTLHCSNNEMVAFKFGQVLNQGQNYQIVLDFYGNLTFSLGGFYLSKYKRNNGKEVVIGTTQFESLDARAAFPCFDEPAFKANFSLSMVREPSFKTLFNMPIESTNDYEGGLKIDNFGSTVKMSTYLVAFIVSDFQNVSNVTAGGVEVSIYSSPDKISETEFALKMACDVLDAYENLFNIPFPLPKMDLVAVPDFAAGAMENWGLVTYRETALLYNPATSSIKDQEWVATVIAHELSHQWFGNLVTMEWWNDLWLNEGFASYMEYYGVDMIHPKWKFFADFSATTVTAAMTQDSSQFTHALSFPVTDSRKVDEMFDSISYNKGASIIMMLKDFIGDEFFDGVRDYLMKHAYGNAENQDLVAAVAARDTDNNGDIQAMINAWTTLAGVPIVKVTLKDNKVSVEQSRFMYPDGSQNLPETGLWHIPLTYVTNISPQKATRKLLTQKSSSFDVPKVEWIKFNHNRVGYYRVAYDKGMWNMLINQLSQDHEVFSASDRVSLISDAFVAARVGNLNYQDAFRFASYLQSEKDYAPLILATTHLGYIDEMLKVGLKEEQRRMYEKYVTYIFTPLYYELAWKNKTSLSRMQLKLQSTIVSLMCSYKYEPCLTTAYAKFRNWKENNVLIEAEYMTTVFQSAIHHNLVEDWDFMWNAFVNTTDALLSNKLLSSIGMTTNLQKIIFLQEEMLKGENIRSQSASSLIVSLTSNMVGGSLTWRFVKQHWDEIVKLHPVASFAMRSIVLHCLTTILDEGEIVGAEAFFKSKGIDDMQYVKRTLEKVRINIQWFKQHASVIGKWLKQNENSWHSDRP, encoded by the exons ATGTCTTGGCATCGTATTCCTGATCATGAGAACTCTGAAGAAGATGAAACGATAATGATGACATCAGTGGGAGAAGATGATACTACAGCTCATCTATTACGTGAAGATGCATCAGTTGTACACAGGAG AGAACTTATTACCAACATCAACAATATGTCATTGCGTAGAAGACTTAGAGa aGGCATGAGGTCGAGACCTTCTCTGTCAACATTGTCCAAACGTGCCAAAGAAGAAAGAAAGTACAAATATTCCCTTGTGTCTGTTCTAGTTATTGGTATCTGTCTGATTATGATGGTCAACATTGGACTTGGTTATAGGAAATGTGAATCCACAAATG AGGAAATGTATCATCCGCCAGAAATACACAAACTAAAGCAATGCATTGATTCAGCCACTGGCTTGCCCTTTCCATGGCAAAATTACAg GTTACCGACTAACTTGTTGCCAGAAGACTatcacatttttttacatCCGAATTTGACGCTGCAAAAGTACACTGCCCAAGTTGCAATCAACTTTTCTGCAGACAAGACTACAGACTATGTTATCTTACACAGTCGTGGTCATACATTCAAAAGAGTACAATTGGGTTTTCAAAATTCCAAGGAAAAACATCtagtaaaacaaacacttcACTGTAGCAACAATGAAATGGTTGCTTTTAAGTTTGGTCAGGTTCTAAATCAGGGACAAAACTACCAGATTGTGCTTGATTTTTATGgtaatttaactttttctttggGTGGATTTTATTTGAGTAAATACAAACGAAATAATGGCAAAGAAGTGGTAATAGGAACCACACAATTTGAAAGTCTTGATGCCAGGGCTGCATTTCCTTGCTTTGACGAACCTGCTTTTAAG GCAAATTTTTCACTGAGCATGGTACGTGAGCCATCCTTCAAAACTCTTTTCAACATGCCAATTGAATCAACAAATGATTATGAAGGTGGACTGAAAATTGACAACTTTGGTTCTACTGTAAAAATGAGTACCTATCTGGTTGCATTCATTGTGTCAGATTTTCAAAATGTATCCAATGTAACCGCAGGGGGAGTAGAG GTGTCAATATATTCCTCACCCGACAAAATCAGTGAAACAGAATTTGCCTTAAAAATGGCATGTGATGTGCTTGATGCTTATGAAAATCTATTTAATATTCCTTTCCCACTGCCAAAAATGGACCTTGTTGCTGTACCTGATTTTGCTGCTG GTGCAATGGAAAATTGGGGTCTCGTGACGTATCGTGAAACTGCTCTGCTTTATAACCCCGCTACTTCGTCGATTAAAGACCAGGAATGGGTTGCCACTGTCATAGCACATGAGCTTTCACATCAGTGGTTTGGTAACCTTGTGACTATGGAATGGTGGAATGACTTGTGGCTTAATGAAG GTTTTGCCAGCTATATGGAATATTACGGCGTGGATATGATCCACCcaaaatggaaattttttgctgatttttcTGCTACTACCGTTACGGCCGCAATGACACAGGATTCTTCACAATTCACTCATGCTTTGTCATTTCCGGTCACTGATTCTCGTAAGgttgatgaaatgtttgatTCTATCAGTTACAACAAAG GTGCCAGTATCATCATGATGCTTAAGGACTTTATTGGTGATGAGTTTTTCGATGGTGTCCGGGATTATCTCATGAAACATGCATATGGTAATGCCGAAAATCAGGATTTGGTTGCTGCTGTGGCTGCTAGAGATACAGACAACAATGGTGACATACAA GCCATGATCAACGCTTGGACAACTTTAGCAGGAGTGCCAATTGTGAAAGTTACTTTGAAAGACAACAAA GTGAGTGTAGAACAATCTCGTTTCATGTATCCTGATGGGAGCCAAAATCTACCGGAGACCGGACTATGGCATATTCCTTTGACATATGTGACCAATATCAGTCCACAAAAAGCCACTAGAAAATTGCTTACACAGAAATCATCCTCTTTTGACGTTCCGAAAGTTGAATGGATTAAGTTTAACCACAATCGGGTTGGATACTATCGG GTTGCATATGATAAAGGCATGTGGAACATGCTTATAAACCAGTTGTCTCAAGACCATGAAGTTTTTTCAGCAAGCGATCGAGTCAGTTTGATATCTGATGCATTTGTTGCCGCGCGggttgggaatttgaattatcAAGATGCCTTCCGCTTTGCTAGTTACTTGCAATCTGAAAAGGACTATGCACCACTCATCTTGGCAACTACTCACCTGGGTTATATTGATGAAATGTTGAA AGTTGGATTAAAGGAGGAACAGCGACGGATGTATGAAAAATATGTCACCTACATTTTCACTCCCTTATACTATGAGCTAGCttggaaaaataaaaccagTCTTTCACGAATGCAATTAAAACTGCAGTCTACTATTGTGTCGTTGATGTGCAG cTATAAATATGAACCTTGCTTAACGACGGCTTACGCCAAGTTCCGAAACTGGAAAGAGAATAATGTTCTTATTGAAGCTGAATATATGACCACAGTATTTCAGTCAG CTATCCATCACAATCTTGTTGAAGATTGGGATTTCATGTGGAATGCGTTTGTAAACACAACTGATGCATTGCTAAGCAACAAGCTCCTGTCGTCCATTGGCATGACAACCAACCTCCAGAAAATTATATTTCTCCAGGAGGAAATGCTAAAGGGGGAAAATATCAGATCCCAG AGCGCCTCAAGCTtgattgtttctttaacaAGTAACATGGTTGGTGGTTCATTGACTTGGAGATTTGTGAAACAACATTGGGATGAGATTGTGAAGCTTCACCCTGTTGCAAGTTTTGCTATGAGGAGCATTGTCCTTCACTGCTTGA CCACCATTCTGGATGAGGGTGAGATCGTGGGAGCAGAAGCTTTCTTCAAGAGTAAGGGAATTGACGACATGCAGTATGTCAAGAGGACTCTGGAGAAAGTCCGCATCAACATTCAATGGTTTAAACAACATGCCTCAGTTATTGGAAAATGGCTTAAACAAAATGAGAACTCGTGGCACTCAGACAGACCTTAG